The Manis javanica isolate MJ-LG chromosome 4, MJ_LKY, whole genome shotgun sequence genome contains a region encoding:
- the LOC118968111 gene encoding LOW QUALITY PROTEIN: porimin-like (The sequence of the model RefSeq protein was modified relative to this genomic sequence to represent the inferred CDS: substituted 1 base at 1 genomic stop codon), translating to MGGVGAWRGHSCLRSLCFGRGPTRPLCPALRTMGLSARSGWAVLILGVLLVLALLKATEVSRDLEGSANTKNPVLLANSSAKPTGTTSHTTGSSNNIVKPSTTPVSLVSKNVTVTLDTQSKTIYNSSFLGLKECDSHYLEIHSNIXNDNTRSLNKYNFHHLKVYTQDNKCFTKHVQVTTTHNSSVTSISSSVTITATINSKENKGSEFDSGSSVGGIVLTLGVLSVLHTGCKMYYSRGGIRYRAIDGHDAIIQGNPRTSGERD from the coding sequence ATGGGCGGTGTTGGTGCATGGAGGGGCCACTCCTGCTTGCGCAGCCTGTGCTTCGGTCGGGGACCCACAAGGCCACTGTGTCCTGCGCTCAGAACAATGGGACTCAGTGCACGAAGCGGCTGGGCAGTGCTGATTCTGGGGGTGCTGCTGGTGCTGGCACTGCTGAAGGCCACCGAGGTCAGTAGGGACCTTGAGGGATCTGCCAACACAAAGAACCCTGTGCTTCTAGCAAACTCCAGTGCTAAGCCAACAGGGACTACCAGCCACACAACTGGATCTTCCAATAACATTGTGAAACCATCAACAACTCCAGTTTCTTTAGTCTCAAAGAATGTGACAGTCACCCTTGACACCCAGAGCAAAACCATCTACAACTCCAGTTTCCTCGGTCTTAAAGAATGTGACAGTCACTACCTTGAAATCCACAGCAACATCTAAAATGACAACACCAGGAGTCTCAACAAATACAACTTTCATCACCTCAAAGTCTACACCCAAGATAACAAGTGCTTCACAAAACACGTCCAGGTAACCACAACCCACAATAGTTCAGTGACATCTATTTCTTCATCAGTAACAATCACAGCTACTAttaattctaaagaaaataaaggatcgGAGTTTGACTCTGGCAGCTCTGTTGGTGGTATTGTATTAACACTGGGAGTTCTATCTGTTCTTCACACTGGATGCAAAATGTATTATTCAAGAGGAGGTATTCGGTATAGAGCCATTGATGGACATGATGCCATCATTCAAGGAAACCCCAGGACCAGTGGAGAGCGTGACTGA